In the genome of Fluviispira sanaruensis, the window TGTGATCATGTTTGACAGCATGCAGGGTTTAAATTCTAGTATTACAGCTTATGACTTTAGATTATTTGATTAAATTTATAATTATGTTGTAATACAAATGTATAACAAAGCAGGTACGCTTTGTTTAAACGTAAGATTTAGAGAGGCTATGGAATGGCTACTGGCGATAAATGCTATAATTTAAATCAAAGTTTGAATTCAACTCAAGCACTCCTTCCATTGAACTCGCAAAAAACCACCGAAAAAATCGAAAAGGAATTAACCCAATTTTTAGGAAGTTTTACTTCAAAAAATACGCAAGAAAATTATGCGCGAAGCCTTCGGGGATTTTTTCAATTCTGTAATAAAAAAGGGGAGATGATTTTAAGTGCTTCTTGCATCGAGCGGTTTCATGTCGATGCCTGGAAAAGAGAGTTAATTCAAGTTTCTCCTCCCCAAACAGCAGCAAATAAACTTTCAGCCCTTCTCTCCTTTTTAAAGTTTGCTCATTTAAGTGCTTGGACACTAAAGGATGTGGGAGCGTCTGTTCGTCTTCCACGTTTGCAGACAGGAAAAGGAAAGACAGAAGCTCTTTCTGAGATAGAGCTTACAAGAATATTAAAATCTCTTAGCACTTCTTTTAAGCTTGCAATCGATCCAATGGGAAATCCCAAACATAAAAAAGCATGGCTTCGTTATGTTACCTTTATTACCCTTTGTTCTATTGGCATGAGAGCAACAGAGCTTGTCAGTCTAAAAATAAGAGATCTTGACCTTTCAGGCCAACACCCAAGGCTTCATTTAAAACTGAAAGGAGGAATGCTTCATGCACCTCTTATAAGTCTTGAGCTTGCAAATATTTTAAAACTTTATCTTGTTACTTTAAGATTTGCTGCAAATGAAAATGATCCCCTGTTTGCTCTTACTCCTTATTCTAATAAACCTCTTTCAAGAGAATATTTAGCACGCTTGGTAAAAGGAATTGCAAAAGAAAATGGGGTAAGTAAAGAAATAAGTCCTCATTCTTGCAGAGCCACTGTTGCAAGCCTTCTTCATAAAGAAAATGTTCCCATAGGTGAAATTCAAGAACTTTTAGGCCATAGATCCATTATAACAACCATGTCC includes:
- a CDS encoding tyrosine-type recombinase/integrase; the protein is MATGDKCYNLNQSLNSTQALLPLNSQKTTEKIEKELTQFLGSFTSKNTQENYARSLRGFFQFCNKKGEMILSASCIERFHVDAWKRELIQVSPPQTAANKLSALLSFLKFAHLSAWTLKDVGASVRLPRLQTGKGKTEALSEIELTRILKSLSTSFKLAIDPMGNPKHKKAWLRYVTFITLCSIGMRATELVSLKIRDLDLSGQHPRLHLKLKGGMLHAPLISLELANILKLYLVTLRFAANENDPLFALTPYSNKPLSREYLARLVKGIAKENGVSKEISPHSCRATVASLLHKENVPIGEIQELLGHRSIITTMSYIRKIEEESQSAARKNPIFKLMEG